Below is a genomic region from Flavobacterium ginsengisoli.
TTTCGAGCGCTATAATATGAATGTTCTTGACATTTTTTAATTCTGATAATCCTGCCGAAATATCTAATAATGGCGCAGTTTTAATTAAAATAGAATCTGATTTTTCAAAATAAAAATCAAGCAGTTCAGGAACATTTGGAAGACAATCTTTCAGCATGAAAACTTTGCCTTTGCTGTCGTTCCTCCTTGAAGGATCAATATAAATCCAGTCAAATTTTTGATTCGTTTCTTCCAATAAATGAATAGAATCTCCAGCATGAAAAGTGCAATTTTCAACTTGCAATTTTTTGAAATTTTGCGAAACAATAGCAGATAATTCTTCATTGATTTCGCAATGCGTTATCGATTTAAATTTCTTCGAAAAATAATAATCATCGACACCAAAACCTCCAGTTAAATCAATTAAAGATTCACCAGAAATTAAAGAAGCTTTGTAAGCGACTGTTTTTTCTGAAGAGGTCTGTTCTACAGATATTTTGCTTGGATAAATTATATTTTCAGCAAGCAAACCAAGACGGAAGTTTTTCTTTAGCTTTAGTTCGGGCTTCAATTTGGTTTAAAATTAAAATCCAATCTACTTCTGGAAATGGATTTTTCTGCAGTGCCAATTTTGTTATATCTGCACCAGTATTTTGGGTTATAAATTCCTGTATATCTTGATGCAAAATAGAAATGTTCAAAACTATATTCTTTCGGTTAATGTGGAGACAATTTTGTTTTCAGGAAAAAATTCTTTTAAAATTACTTTTATCATAGTAAACAAAGGAACGGCAATGATCATTCCGACGATTCCAAATGTAATTCCGCTGATTAAAGTAATGAGGAATATTTCCAGAGGATGCGAATTTACGCTTTTTGAAGAAATTATCGGTTGACTGATATTATTATCAATTGCCTGAACCAATAAAAAGCCAATTACGACATAAATTGTTGTCGGAAGAATTTGCGATTGAAAATCTTGACCTATTAAGCTAATCATGGTTAAAAGTGCGACTAAAATAGTTCCAATAATTGGCCCTATATATGGTATAACATTCAGAATAGCACATAAAAAGGCAATTACAAAAGCGTTTTTATTTCCAAAAATCATTAAAACAATTAGATACAAAATAAAAACAACAGTAAGCTGCAAAGAAAAGTCCAATAAAATATCGTGTTAGTAAATGATTTATTTTAGTGATAGAATTTAAGATTTTGTCTTCGTTTGTGTCAGGAAGTATTCTGCGGGCTTGAGCTTTAAAAATCTCCTGATCTTTTATAAAGAAAAAGGTGATGAAGAAAACAGAAACCAATCCCATTCCCATATCGGCCATAAAACTTATTATTGAATTGATAAATCCAGTAAAATAGCTAAAATCTAACATAGAGGTTAGTTTAGAATCTTTTATGACTTTATTTAAGTCAACATGCTGAATATTAAAATATTGTTCAATGCTTTGTTCTGTTTGTATAAATTGTGCCTGAAGATGTGCTGTGTCTAGAAGAGATAAATTGTTGGCTTGAGAAATAATTAACGGAACAAACAATAAAATAAAGCCTACAATCAGGAAAATGAACAAGATAATAGTTGTTGTTGCGGCCAATGAATTGCCAAACTTTAGCTTGTTTTTTAAAAATAAAACTAGTGGGTTGGCAATTAAACATAAAATTAATGAGATGCATAGATAGACAATTACCGTCTGAATTTCATATAAAAAATAAAGCACAACTGCTATAATTAAGATTACAGCGAGCGCTCGTAAAATTCCATTTGCAATAATTTTTGATGTTATCATTAATTCAAGTTTTAGAGCATAAATATAGGAAAAAGCATTCTAAAATTTAACATCAAACAAAAAAAGCGAGATGAAAACATCTCGCTTTGATTGACTTTTTAATTCTACTATTGCGCAAATGTCTGCTCTAGCACCTCCAGTTGTAAAAATAGCCGATATTCTGCTTTTTTGCCCTGCCGAAAACATATACATTGCAAGATCGTCAACATAGTCCATGTAGTTCATTGTCATTTCTACTGGCGTTCCAGAACAAGTACTGTAATGTGGGTAAGCAGGAACTCCATAGTTTGCATCATTATGAGTAGGAGTATCTGCAACAAGATCGCTTCCGCAAGTTGCGTCTCCCCAAATGTGACGTAAATTCATCCAGTGGCCAACTTCGTGTGTAGCCGTTCTTCCTAAGTTGAATGGAGCGTTTGCAGCGCCAGATAATCCGAAATAGCGAGAATCAATTACCACACCATCAGTAGATGAAGCACCGCCAGGAAATTGTGCATAACCTAAAATTCCACCGCCAATGTTGCAAGACCACATGTTTAATTTTGTAGTTGGAGAAGTAGGAGCAATTCCGCCTTGTGCAGTTTTTTTCATTGCATCATTTGTTCCCCAAGAAGTCTTAGTTGTAGATTTTCTAATAACTTGATCCAAAACAAATGTAATTCCGATGTTTGCTTTAACTCCAGCAAATAATGCAGGCACATTATTATAATCTGAGTTTAAAGCATTAAAATCTTTGTTTAAAACATCGATTTGTGATTGAATTTGTGCATCCGAAATGTTTTGTGCAGCAGTTCTATAAAGAACATTAACCACAACTGGAATTTCGATTTTTCCATTTACCAAACGGCCTGTAAAATTTGAACCTGCATGTTGTGTAGTAAAAGTTTCAATTTCGTTCATTCTAATAGCTAATGAAGGATCAGCTTTCAATTGAGCTTCTAAAACTTCTTGTGTTGCGCATCCTCTTCTAGAAGCAACAGTTGCATCTGCATTGGCAGAATCAGATTGTTCATTTTGACAAGCAAACAGCATTAATGCTGCAAATGTGGTAATAATAACTTTTTTCATAATAATTTGGGTTTTTGTTATAAAAATGTTGATTAGTTGAATAATGCAACAATTTTATAACAAAAAAATATTGTAGAAAAATATTACAAAGATTATTTTGTGAGAAATTTTATAAACCCTTACAAATACTGATTCCTACAAAAATTGAATATAAAATATTAATAAGTTATTTCTTTCTTTTTCATTTTTTTAATGCATTACGTCTTGATTATTTGCAGTTTAACGATTTTTTTGTATTTGCAGAATCAGTAAATTTTTGACTTGAGGGAAGAAAAAAACGGTTTTAAAGTATGTCTTACAAAGAAGTTATTTCATAAAGTGCAATACTTGCAGCACTGAACCACATTCATACTGCTGTTTTTGCCAAACATATTGATATGTACAATTTGATGAGAAAGTTTTAGAAGTTCCTCAGAAATTCCATTAATTTCACTTCCAATCAAAAGAGCGATTTTTTTGTCGAAAGGAATCATAACTTCTTTTAAGGGTTTACTATTCGAAGTGATTTCTAAGGCAATAATTTCAAAATTATTATCAAGTAAATAGGATTGAAGTTCACCAAAATCTTCAATAACAGAATGAGCCACATGAAGATGAGTACTGCGTGAAGTTTTATTGATTTTACGTGGTGTCAGCGGAATATCTTTTCCGAAAAATATAATATTTTCAACTCCAAAAGCTTCAGATATTCTGAATAAAGAACCAATATTCTGTTGAAAGTAAATATGATCGCATATTAAAGTAATAGGAAATGTTTTTCTTTCAAATTGATTTTCTTCGTGAGTTAGTCGCACTTTCTAAAATTTAATTGGTAAAAATATAATTGATAATGTTGGCGCCCATTTTTAGCGCTTTGTCTCTTACGTTTGCAGGATCGTTATGAACTTCAGGATCTTCCCAACCATCACCCAAATCGCATTCGTAAGTATAAAGTAAAACAAGTTTGTTATCAATAAAAATTCCGAATGCCTGCGGACGAGTTCCATCATGTTCGTGAATTTTTGGCAATCCGTTTGGAAAAGGAAATGGTTTCTGAAAAATTGGATGATTTGCTGGAAGTTCAACTAAATTATTATTCGGAAATATCTTTTTGATTTCTTTTCTGATAAATTGATCCATTCCGTAATTGTCATCGATATGCAGAAAACCTCCAGCCGTTAGATAATTTCTTAAATTGGTTACGTCAGCATCGCTAAAAACGACATTTCCGTGACCAGTCATATGTACAAATGGATACGAAAGTAAATCTGGATTGCTTGGTTCTACAGTAGAAGGTTTGCTTTTAATACGGGTATTAATATTAGCATTGCAGAAACTGATTAAATTTGGCAATGATGTCGGATTTGCATACCAATCGCCGCCGCCGCTATATTTAAGCAAAGCAATTTCTTGCGAAAAAGAAGAGATTGAAAAAAGTAATAATAAGTAAAATATTTTTTTCATTTGATTTTTTAAATTATAGGGCTTTACCGTACTATTTCTCTTTCGTCGAAATGACAAAATTGTGTTTAATTAGAAACTTCATTAAAGAAAACAACACTATGACAAGCCACAACCGCCGCTGTTTCTGTTCTTAAACGCGTATTTCCTAAAGTTACAGGTTTGTAATTGTTTTCTATTGCCAATGCAATTTCCTTTTCAGAAAAATCGCCTTCTGGGCCAATTAAAATCGTAACATCTTCATTTGGTTTTAAAACCTCTTTTAGTGACTTTTTATCCGTTTCTTCGCAATGCGCAATTAATTGTAAGCCATTTTGTTTTTGTTTAATGAACTCTTTATAAGAAACAGCTTCATTTAATTTTGGAAGAAATGTTTCGTTGCATTGTTTCATTGCTGATAAAATGATTTTTTCGAAACGATCACGATTAATTACTTTTCGTTCAGAACGATCACAGAAAATAGGTGTAATTTCTTGAATGCCAATTTCAGTTGCTTTTTCTAAAAACCATTCAAAACGATCATTCATTTTAGTTGGCGCGACAGCCAAATGCAAATGAAATTTTGGCTTTTCGGCATTTTTTATAGAAAGTACTTCAACGGTACATTTATTATCTGAAGCCAGAGTAATCTGAGTTTCAAATAATAATCCAAAACCATTGGTAACATGCAGAATATCTGAATCTTTTTTTCGAAGAACTTTTATAATATGACGGCTTTCTTCTTTATCAAAAGAAAAACTTTCGGTTGTTTCGTCTATATTCGGATTAAAAAATAACTGCATGATTAAAATTCGATTCTTGCTTTAGAAACTACAGCAGAAGTTTCAAAACGATTAGATAAGTATTTTTGGTATCCTACAATTCCAATCATTGCAAGATTATCTGTTGTATATTCAAATTTCGGAATAAAAGTTTTCCAACCGTATTTGCTTTCAGTTTCTTTTAAAGTTGCTCTGATTCCAGAATTTGCCGAAACTCCTCCGCCAATAGCAATTTGAGTAATTCCAGTTTCTTTTACAGCCAATTTTATTTTATCCATCAAAATTTCGATAATGGTGTGTTGAATAGAAGCGCAAATATCATTTAGATTTTCTTCAATAAAATTTGGATTCTGCTGTTTGTTTTTTTGAATGAAATACAAAATAGCTGTTTTCAATCCTGAGAAACTAAAATCTAATCCCGGAACTTTAGGTTTTGTGAAAGGAAAGGCTTTCGGATTTCCTTCTTTCGCATATTTATCAATCAAAGGTCCACCAGGATAAGGAAGTCCAAGAATTTTTGCGCTTTTATCGAATGCTTCACCAACAGCATCATCTGTAGTTTCTCCAATGATTTCCATATCAAAAAAACTATTCACTTTTACAATTTGAGTATGTCCACCACTGATTGTTAAGGCTAAAAATGGAAATTCTGGTTTGTCATAGCCTTCTTCATCAATAAAATGAGCTAGAATATGAGCATGCATGTGATTTACAGCAATTAGAGGCACGTTTAAGGCTAACGATAATGATTTACTGAAAGAAGTTCCCACCAATAGAGAGCCCATCAATCCTGGCCCTTGCGTAAATGCGATTGCGCTTAGCTGTTCTTTTTGTACATTTGCTTTGCGAAGTGCGGCATCTATCACTGGAACAATATTCTGCTGATGCGCGCGTGAGGCCAATTCTGGAACTACGCCTCCATATTGGTTGTGAATTAATTGATTGGCTACAACATTTGACAATACTTTGTCGTTATGTAAAACCGCGGCAGCAGTATCATCGCATGAACTTTCGATGGCTAGAATAAAAACCTCTGGATTTTGCATATAAAGGCACAAATTTTGAATTATATTTGACAAATCAAATTATTAAATTTCTTTGATTTAAGCAGTGCCCCAAAATTAAAGAATTTTTATCAAAAACAGCTGTTCTTTGTCTGTTCAAAATAAATTTAAAAGAAACTAAAATTAAAGAAGCTATCAAAAAAGTAAAGAAAATAATATCACGAACCCTAATTGGGTTGATTTTACTTTTGTTAGCGCTTGCTATCATACTATCTCTTCCTGTCGTTCAGACACAGATTGCTAATTATGTTACCAACCGATTAAACGAAGATTACAAGGTTAATATTAATGTCGAAAAAACGGCAATCAACATTTTTGGTGGAGTAAAATTGAAGAAAGTAACGATTTTAGATCATCATAAAAAAACGATGATTTATTCGGATATTATTACTACCGATATTGCCAGTTTCAGCAGACTGTTAGATGGAGATTTGATTTTTGGAGATTTACGTTTGACAGGCTTGATTTTTAATCTGAAAACTTATAAAGGCGAAGACGAGAACAATATCAATAAGTTTATACAAGCTTTTGAAGTTGAAGATACACCTAAGAAAAAATCAACAAAGCATTTTTTGCTGACGGCTAAAAATGGTTATATAGAAAAAGGAAGATTTTCTGTTATTGATGAAAATAAAACGACTCCAAAGTTTCTAGATTTTACAAAATTAAACGCTTATATCAGCGAGTTTAAATTGTATGGGCCAGATGTAAATACAAACATTCACCGATTTTCGTTTATGGATCACCGTGGTTTGTATGTTTCTAATTTTGCAGGGAAATTTAGTTATACCAAAAAACAGATTATAGTCGAAAATCTGGCTATTAAAACCAAAAGATCTTCCATTTACGGTGTGGCAATTCTAAATTACAAGCCTTCAGATTTTCTGGATTTTACAGATAAAGTTCGATTTGATGTGTTGATAGATTCTTCTTCTATTGCAACAAACGATATTCGTCATTTTTACGATGGTTTAGGCAAAAACCAGCATTTTAAGCTAAAAACAAAACTAGACGGTCCGCTTAATAACATGCTGTTAACAAGGTTAAGATTAAGTGATACAAATGGGTCAAAAATTAACGGAACAATTAATTTTAGAAATCTTTTTAGGCAGTAAAGACCAGAAGTTTTCTATGGATGGAAAATTTGACAAGTTGCTTTCTAGCTATGATGATCTAGTGGTGCTACTTCCTGAGGTTTTAGGAAAAAGGCTTCCGAAAGAAATGAAAAAAATCGGTAAGTTTAATATTGTTGGAAAAGCAAAAGTTTCGACTACAGCCTTAGAAACAGATTTTAAAATGGCAACCGATCTTGGGAATGGACAAGTCGATCTTCATATGAATAATATGGATTTTATTGATAAAGCTTCCTACTCTGGAAATATCATTTTGACAAACTTTGATGTTGGTGCTGTTTTAAGCCGAAAAGATATTGGCAGAACTACTTTGAATCTAGATGTGGATGGAGTTGGTTTTACTGAAAAATATTTGAATACTGTTATAAAAGGAGACATTTCGAAATTAGATTACAATAAATACACCTATAATAATATAGTAGTAAACGGAAATTTTAAGCTTCCTTATTATAAAGGGCAAATTGCTATTAATGATCCTAACTTGAATTTAAGTTTTGATGGTTTGCTAGATTTGAGCAAAAAAGAAAATCGTTATGATTTCCATATCAATGTCGAAAATTCGGATTTGCGAAAACTTAAATTTGTTGGCGATTCGATTTCTCATTTTAAAGGCGATGTTGTCGTTCAGCTATCTGGAAATTCTATTGAAAATCTGCAGGGTGATATTTTTATTAATGATGCAGAATATCAAAATCCAAAATCGACTTATGTTTTTGATCAAGTAAATCTGAATTCAAGTTTTGATGCTGATCGTTTGAGAACGATTACCATCAGTTCAAATGATGTTGTCGACGGAAAAATTGTGGGTAAATTTAGATTTGATCAATTAAATAAATTGGTCATGAATTCAGTTGGTAGTTTGTACACCAACTATAAACCTTACAAAGTTAAAAAAGGACAGTTTTTAAATTTCAATTTCCGTGTTTATGATAAAGTGGTCGAAATGCTTTATCCAGAAATTAATATTGATTCGTCTACAGTTGTTAGAGGGAAAATAGATTCTGATTTACAAGAGTTTAAATTCCGTTTCAGATCTAAAAAAATCACGGCTGATAAAAATACATTTGATAACATCCGTATTAATATTGACAATAAGAATCCGCTTTATAATGCTTATGTTGAGTTAGACAGTATAAAAACACCTTATTATAAAATACGAGATTTTAATTTGATTAATGTTACCGCAAATGATACTCTTTATGTGCGTTCGGAGTTTAAAGGAGGAAATGAAGGTGAGGATTACTTTAATCTAGATTTGTATCATACCATTGATAAGAATAAAAATAATATTATCGGAATCAAGAAATCTGAAATGAAGTTTAAAGACTATCTGTGGTACTTAAATGAAAATGCTGAAAAAGATAATCAGATTATAGTTGATCAGTACTTTAAAAATTTCTCATTTGATAATATTGTTTTATCTCACGAAAACCAAAAAATTGATCTAAACGGAGTTATAAAAGGCACCGATTATAAAGATCTGGTCCTCACTTTTGAAGATGTTGATATTAATAAAATTACACCGGTAAATTCCAAATTTGTATTTGATGGTAATTTGAATGGAAATGTGAACTATAAGCAGAATAAAAATGTTTATCAGCCCACGGCATCCATTAAAATTGACCATCTTGTGATGAATAAGACGGAATTGGGTACGCTTAATTTTGATATTTCGGGAGATGAGAATTTTAAGAAATTCACAGTTAATTCATCGATCCAAAATGGCTTTACCGAATCGTTTCGAGCCAACGGAACTTTTGCTATTGAGAATAAAGAAACAATCATGGATATGAGCTTGAAGCTGGAAGGTTTCAATTTGGCTACATTAGGAACTATAGGAGGTGATGTTATCTCTAATGTTAGAGGTTCTGTTTCTGGAAACGCGGCTGTTATTGGAAATTTGAAAAAACCTGAAATCAATGGACGTTTGTATGTTGAGAAAGCAGGAATGACAATTCCGTATCTAAATACTGATTATGAACTGAGTGATCGAACCGTAATTGATTTAACTAACGAAAAATTCTTGTTTAGAAATAATCAGTTGACTGATACTAAATATGGGACAAAGGGTTTGCTGAACGGAAGTATCGAGCATAATAATTTTGGTGATTGGAAATTAGATTTAAATGTTACTTCTAAACGATTAGTTGCATTGGACACAAAGGACAGTGAAGATGCTCGCATATTTTGGAACAGCCTTTATAAATGGATCTGCTAGTATAAAAGGTCCTGTTGAAGCTCTTTTTATTAAAGTAGATGCAAAATCTGAAAAAGGTACTGAGGTTAAGATTCCAATCAATAACACGCAAAGTGTTGGAGAAAGTAGCTGGATT
It encodes:
- a CDS encoding zinc metalloprotease is translated as MKKVIITTFAALMLFACQNEQSDSANADATVASRRGCATQEVLEAQLKADPSLAIRMNEIETFTTQHAGSNFTGRLVNGKIEIPVVVNVLYRTAAQNISDAQIQSQIDVLNKDFNALNSDYNNVPALFAGVKANIGITFVLDQVIRKSTTKTSWGTNDAMKKTAQGGIAPTSPTTKLNMWSCNIGGGILGYAQFPGGASSTDGVVIDSRYFGLSGAANAPFNLGRTATHEVGHWMNLRHIWGDATCGSDLVADTPTHNDANYGVPAYPHYSTCSGTPVEMTMNYMDYVDDLAMYMFSAGQKSRISAIFTTGGARADICAIVELKSQSKRDVFISLFLFDVKF
- a CDS encoding DUF4159 domain-containing protein, which produces MKKIFYLLLLFSISSFSQEIALLKYSGGGDWYANPTSLPNLISFCNANINTRIKSKPSTVEPSNPDLLSYPFVHMTGHGNVVFSDADVTNLRNYLTAGGFLHIDDNYGMDQFIRKEIKKIFPNNNLVELPANHPIFQKPFPFPNGLPKIHEHDGTRPQAFGIFIDNKLVLLYTYECDLGDGWEDPEVHNDPANVRDKALKMGANIINYIFTN
- a CDS encoding 16S rRNA (uracil(1498)-N(3))-methyltransferase is translated as MQLFFNPNIDETTESFSFDKEESRHIIKVLRKKDSDILHVTNGFGLLFETQITLASDNKCTVEVLSIKNAEKPKFHLHLAVAPTKMNDRFEWFLEKATEIGIQEITPIFCDRSERKVINRDRFEKIILSAMKQCNETFLPKLNEAVSYKEFIKQKQNGLQLIAHCEETDKKSLKEVLKPNEDVTILIGPEGDFSEKEIALAIENNYKPVTLGNTRLRTETAAVVACHSVVFFNEVSN
- the tsaD gene encoding tRNA (adenosine(37)-N6)-threonylcarbamoyltransferase complex transferase subunit TsaD — protein: MQNPEVFILAIESSCDDTAAAVLHNDKVLSNVVANQLIHNQYGGVVPELASRAHQQNIVPVIDAALRKANVQKEQLSAIAFTQGPGLMGSLLVGTSFSKSLSLALNVPLIAVNHMHAHILAHFIDEEGYDKPEFPFLALTISGGHTQIVKVNSFFDMEIIGETTDDAVGEAFDKSAKILGLPYPGGPLIDKYAKEGNPKAFPFTKPKVPGLDFSFSGLKTAILYFIQKNKQQNPNFIEENLNDICASIQHTIIEILMDKIKLAVKETGITQIAIGGGVSANSGIRATLKETESKYGWKTFIPKFEYTTDNLAMIGIVGYQKYLSNRFETSAVVSKARIEF